In the Clostridia bacterium genome, one interval contains:
- a CDS encoding DNA translocase FtsK, whose product MMLSGSPRTFSKRFVTAMANFYHFLKDRLIEFLFTVEDEEPVPKRAKGAKPKEQDLVIIDHTHETGVIDTPLPVTATAHEPEIIKAPDVPMEPALFAKETAGKQASKEAPAGHHAGFMLPPLTLLKPSLKLRNPRMNKDITENVHILEETLESFGVKGKVTQVSCGPTITRYELQPAPGIKVSKIVSLADDIALSLAAPQVRIEAPIPGKAAVGIEVPNKEIDVVHFREVLETEEFLKSESILTVALGKDIAGKPVVADLAKMPHLLIAGATGSGKSVCMNAIICSLLFKARPDQLKILMIDPKMVELNNYNGIPHLVAPVVTEPKKAAGALRWAVSEMEKRYELFAAAGVRDITRYNELKAANPDGAEPPLPLIVVLVDELADLMMVAPADVEDAICRLAQMARAAGIHLVVATQRPSVDVITGLIKANIPSRIAFAVSSQIDSRTILDMGGAEKLLGRGDMLFYPVGMSKPVRVQGVYVSDSEVEAVVSFLKKQAAPDYNEEVANLPEGSGAEMEVDDELLPEAARLVIESGQASISMLQRRLRVGYNRAARLMDLLEAKGVVGGFEGSKPRAVLIGWDDYQRLFG is encoded by the coding sequence ATGATGCTGAGCGGTTCTCCCAGGACTTTTTCCAAAAGATTTGTAACAGCCATGGCTAATTTTTATCACTTTCTTAAAGACCGGTTAATCGAGTTCTTGTTTACCGTTGAAGACGAAGAGCCTGTGCCTAAGCGGGCCAAGGGGGCGAAGCCCAAAGAGCAAGACCTGGTGATCATCGATCATACCCATGAAACGGGCGTCATAGACACTCCTTTGCCTGTGACCGCAACCGCCCATGAGCCCGAGATAATTAAGGCACCAGATGTTCCCATGGAACCGGCTCTGTTTGCGAAAGAAACCGCCGGCAAGCAAGCGAGCAAGGAGGCTCCCGCCGGACATCACGCCGGTTTTATGCTGCCCCCTTTAACTCTATTAAAGCCATCGTTAAAGCTGCGCAATCCTCGCATGAACAAAGATATCACGGAAAATGTTCATATTTTGGAAGAAACCCTGGAGAGCTTTGGGGTGAAAGGTAAAGTGACCCAGGTGAGCTGCGGTCCAACCATCACGCGCTACGAACTGCAGCCGGCGCCAGGTATTAAAGTGAGTAAAATAGTCAGCCTGGCTGATGATATTGCTTTGAGCCTGGCAGCTCCCCAGGTGCGCATTGAGGCTCCGATCCCGGGTAAAGCGGCGGTGGGTATTGAAGTGCCAAACAAGGAAATTGATGTGGTTCATTTCCGGGAAGTGCTGGAGACCGAGGAATTCTTAAAGTCGGAATCCATTTTGACCGTCGCTTTAGGTAAAGACATCGCCGGCAAACCCGTGGTAGCGGACTTGGCGAAAATGCCCCATTTGCTCATAGCGGGTGCTACCGGTTCCGGCAAGAGTGTTTGTATGAATGCAATTATTTGTAGTCTTTTATTTAAAGCCAGGCCGGATCAATTAAAAATTCTGATGATTGACCCTAAAATGGTGGAACTGAACAATTATAACGGCATCCCGCATCTGGTAGCACCGGTAGTGACAGAACCGAAAAAGGCAGCCGGGGCGTTAAGGTGGGCAGTAAGTGAAATGGAAAAGCGATACGAACTGTTTGCTGCCGCCGGGGTACGCGATATCACCCGCTACAACGAACTGAAAGCTGCCAATCCTGACGGGGCGGAGCCCCCTCTCCCGCTAATTGTCGTTTTGGTGGATGAGCTGGCAGATTTAATGATGGTGGCCCCGGCAGATGTAGAAGACGCTATTTGTCGTTTAGCCCAGATGGCGCGGGCAGCCGGGATTCATCTAGTGGTGGCTACCCAGCGTCCCTCCGTGGACGTCATTACAGGATTGATTAAAGCGAATATTCCTTCACGGATTGCTTTTGCTGTTTCTTCCCAGATCGATTCCCGTACTATCCTGGACATGGGAGGAGCAGAGAAGCTGTTGGGTAGGGGAGATATGCTATTCTATCCTGTAGGTATGAGCAAACCGGTGCGAGTCCAAGGTGTTTACGTGTCAGACAGTGAAGTGGAAGCGGTGGTGTCCTTCCTGAAAAAGCAGGCCGCTCCGGACTATAATGAGGAGGTTGCTAATCTGCCGGAAGGCTCAGGGGCCGAGATGGAGGTGGACGATGAACTCCTACCCGAAGCGGCGAGGCTGGTGATTGAAAGCGGCCAAGCCTCCATTTCCATGCTGCAGCGGAGGCTGCGAGTAGGTTATAACAGGGCAGCCCGTTTAATGGATTTGCTGGAGGCCAAAGGGGTGGTGGGTGGTTTTGAAGGGAGCAAGCCCAGAGCCGTATTGATCGGATGGGACGATTACCAAAGGCTTTTCGGTTAA